The window ATGTTGCGAGGTTGAACATATTTGTGAACGCACAACCCTCCTCTTACCTGGGACGGTGTAACAAGCTTAGCATAAGAGCGAACTATGAACATCAGTTTttcagcacaacataagaactacATTATGTAGCTAGTAAAATAATTTCACAATGTTCCCAAAAATAATCTGTatggtatatatacatgtatgtgcatggTACTGGAACGGCATATTTTTACAATATAGATAAtgatcctttttttaaatttaattatgatACTAAATGATTCAGAAGACAAATGTTGCTCCATGGCCGTtttattttctcaaaaagtaAGACATAATAATTATCTGAAAAATATCCCGGCTCATATACTTTTTCAGAGAAAATAACAGATTTTCTCCAAATATCCTAGCAAGTTCATGTTTATCTCGGCCTAAACCAAGACGGTGAGATAAAACCTGCTTGATTTGagataaagtaaaattaaattattaaagtgGTTAAAATGTGTCAAACACACCCTTATCAATCGCTTTGGTATTTGTCATGCCTGAACAGTGGGGTGTCGGAATAACGGGGCGATCCCCATCCCCTATATACTAACGCAcagtccagtggcggatccagccagttgaaaaaaggggggtctcAACCAAGGGTAAGAAAGGGGGGTTCAAACTACATGcccctcattcaaatgcattgatcgtccaaaaaaaggggctCCAACCAccggacaccccccccccccccccttttacacTTGTTTTGATCCGCCACTGCACACACACACATCTACATAAGTATATCCGTCTTATAGAACAGAACATTTAAACTATTCAATTTAAACGTGTACATTACATTTAAACTATTCAGTTTTGTTGTATGTTAAAAACTACACGTCGTCCTTCATTCATTGACTTTTTGCTGACATATACAAAAGTAAAATCAAGTCATGCATGCactatttgtttattctttttaatataatataatgatAGAATCAGAGGAGTTCCAAATggtgcaattatttttttttagtttcggTTTAAAAACGAATATTGCAACTTTACGTTAACGGTAAGTCATAGGAAACTAGTTTTAGTACAAATACCTAAAccttttgaaaaatcaaatttaatagtACTAAGAGTTTTGTACATGTTTTCCAAAAGAAATTCGCAACATAGAAAGATTTTAATATGATTTAAGCGATCATTGTCTCTCTTCGTTTTTATGGTAACAAAGGCTTTAAACACATTTCCATATTATAATTTAacattatttgtcaaaatattaaaaagctgAAAGGACATTTTCCACAATGAATATTTAATCTTGATACACACCACTGCTTTTCAAACGGGGaagtatttcaatttcaaataattttaaatatttaaattttagtatCATCCTTGATCACTTCAAATGTATTACGTGGCATATTTAATTAGAACTTAAGTAGACATGTTGTAAAGTCGTGTGTATTCCAATTCAGAGCATACTTTAACTCAGATCGATTATTTAAAGACTACATTGGAATTAGTTTCATTTTCTGAGCCAGACATTTACAGTCataacaaaattaagaaaaaaagaaaaaaaaaccacacgtGACCTGTTTGGAAacattattgatatatatatatacttatgaatataattattttctgtgactgtatattacattaatttgtaggatcctttactatagataatttagctgatctgtaacattaacatcttcatgccttatatatcatgtaatgtagtacgccgctagattaaaactgacgtggaaaggtaacacatgcccaccgaaagctcttttaaaatgagagcccaggtggtcgtgtggtctagcgggacggctgcagtgcaggcgatttggtgtcacgatatcacagtagcatgggttcgaatcccagcgagggaagaaccaaaaatttgcgaaagcaaatttacagatctaacattgttgggttgatgtttagacgagttgtatatacattatgtacacagccatgtatcaccatcattgatggcgatccgatggatacatctgttgtagagttgtcactgactcagacgtacttatgaatataattattttctgtgactgtatattacattaatttgtaggatcctttactatagataatttagctgatctgtaatattaacatcttcatgccttatatgtcatgtactgtagtacgccgctagattaaaactgacgtggaaaggtaacgcatgcccaccgaaagctcttttaaaATGAGAGCCCAgctggtcgtgtggtctagcgggacggctgcagtgcaggcgatttggtgtcacgatatcacagtagcatgggttcgaatcccggcgagggaagaaccaaaaatttgcgaaagcaaatttacagatctaacattgttgggttgatgtttagacgagttgtatatacattatgtacacagccatgtatcaccatcattgatggcgatccgatggatacatctgttgtagagttgtcactgactcagacgtacttatgaatataattattttctgtgactgtatattacattaatttgtaggatcctttactatagataatttagctgatctgtaacattaacatcttcatgccttatatatcatgtactgtagtacgccgctagattaaaactgacgtggaaaggtaacacatgcccaccgaatgCTCTTTTAaaatgagagcccaggtggtcgtgtggtctagcgggacggctgcagtgcaggcgatttggtgtcacgatatcacagtagcatgggttcgaatcccggcgagggaagaaccaaaaatttgcgaaagcaaatttacagatctaacattgttgggttgatgtttagacgagttatatatatatatatatatatatacttgtatattaaaataaatcaaaactgatattttctttttgacatttttttacttaCCATTATATTCATTTGTTGTTGATTAAAGTAGGGGCACAGTAGTGTGTGGTACGAAGCTGTTATAAATTGTTTGGTAGTCCGTAGCTTTtcgtaactgcaagtactctttGATGGGTACATTTAGACATACGTTTCGTTTTGtagtatgtttttttaaatttattttacacaggcacttgtctcagagccccctatatataccttaatataaccgaaggtacttaacttgcatttaaGAAAAATGTCAGCCGGTGGCGAAATTCCGTTATAAGTCGATTTCTTGGCTGTCaacccacaggcacttgtctcagaattgtttttgctttatatcGTGTTAACTTAATGTATATAGAatttattttttctgagacaagtgcctgtgttattTTAGCCTAGCACAGATTTGACGATTGTCAACAAGAGATTCACAACTGATTTTTAGTTTTTTCGGATGTTGTGTTGCACACCACTGTTCAGGGTTGAAAAGGTAAATTACTCACTCTTTATATGCTTTTTCAAGGCAACAGTCCTGCAATCAAGGGGTTGTATGTGGCTTCTTGGTTAAGATTTGTTCATGATCATTCCACGTGCATGAACTATTACATTCAATTTGGTTTTCTTgactaaaaaataaagaaaatatggtaccattgccaatgagacaactctcgacaagagaccaaatgacagataaattaacaactatatgtcaccgtacggccttcaacaatgaacaaagcccataccgcatagtcagcttttaaaggccccgaaatgacaaatgaaaatcaattgaaacgagaaaactaacggcctaatttatgtaaaaaaaaaaaacaaacaacgaaaaacaaatatgtaacacataaacaaacgacattgttttaatatattaagTTATATATTTTACTTATGCTTGAAGGCTGAACGGTGACCTGTTATTGTCCACAAAATTATACTAAAGTCTATAAATGAAATTTATCttcatatcatttatatatatataagaagatgtgatatgagtgtcaatgGGCCATCTTTCTCATCAAAGTAACAgtataccattataggtcatatttccatttttatatattcaattcaagttgaatatcaaagtcatctgatattttttttccttcactctGATATTTTATCTCGAGGGAGGAAAATGATTTTTGTTCTTCGTCATTTTGCTACATTACTATTACAATTTTTTAGCACAGATTTCTACTTCCAGATGGCCCGCTCAAACATAAGACCTGGACGAGATGTGTGGGAGAATTCTTTCGTAGAACAATATTACAATCGAAACGATGATTCTAAAATAGTTCCACATAAAGATCCAAAAGACGACCCTAAATATAACGAAAAGAATACACTGATCAGGGAATGCCAGAAAATTGTTGGAACAAAGCCTTCTGGAAAACCACCTTTGAATATTGCCATCGTTGGCACACCCGGCGGAGGAAAATCGTCACTATTAAACACCATATTTTCTAGTTTTAGTAAAGATCGTTGGCATGATATAGCCCCTTTTGGAAGTTTTGGTACAGCAGATAAACAGCGCACAACAGAATTCACAAGGTTTGTTCTTCCTCTCTATTAGTTAACGATCTTTGGCCTATTACGAGTAACGATACTAGTACGCAACAAAACAGTCATATTAGCGCATACGAAGTGTACAAAACAACtcaaatatttcggataacatatACCATTCATCCGTATTATACTATAACTATTTATAACAGAGTTGTGAAATTTAGTATTGTATCAGTTCATGTCGCAAATTACTATGAATAACAGTGAAATAGAACGGTTACGTTCTTTTCACACTTTTGGTTCTCTTCTTTCCGGAATAAAGTTGCCTAATCtaaataaaaactttaactagaggctctttagagcctgtgtcgctcaccttggtctatgtgcatattaaacaaaagacacagatgaattaatgacaaaattgtgttttggtgatggtgttgtgtttgtagatcttactttcactgaacattcttgctacttacaattatctctatctataatgaacttggccaattagttacagagaaaaatattttattaaaatttacaaaatttatgaaaattgttaaaaattgactgtaaagggcaataactccttaagggatcaactaactattttggtcatgttgacttatttgtagatcttacttgctcaacattattgctgtttacagtttatctctatctataataatatttaagataataaccaaacatggcaaaatttcctaaaaaatgaccaattcaggggcagcaatccaacaaccagttgtctgattcatctgaagatttcagggcagatagaccttgacttgataaacaatttaatccctcgtcaaatttgctctaaatgcttcagtttcaaagttataagccaaaaactacattttgccCTATGGTCTATGTTTAGCCATAGCagcaatcttggttggttggcaaggtcaccgcacacattttttattctcaatacctcaatgatgattgtggccaagtatgcttaaatttggcctagtagtgtAAGAGAAGAATATgtttgtaaaaattataaaaatttacgaaaaattggtaaaaaatgactataaagggcaatacctccttaagggatcaactgaccattttggtcatgatgacttatttgtagatcttactttgctgaacaattttgctgtttacagtttatctctatctattataacattcaagataattaccaaaaacggcaaaatttccttaaaattgccaattcaggggcaggaaccccaCAATCGGCTGTCCGAATcctctgacaatttcagggcagatagatcttgacttgatacacaatttaaccccttgacagatttgctctaaatgcttcggtttcagagatataagccaaaatctacatgtttcccctatgttttatttttagccattgcggccatcttggttggttggccgggtcaacgaacactttttttaaactagataccccaatgatgattgtggccaagtttgattaaatttggtccagtagttgcagaggagaagatttgtgtaaaagttaacgacgacggacgacggtcgccaagtgatgagaaaagctcacttggccttttaggccaggtgagatAAAACTGAAGGCActgctttgtttttatttcaatgaactgagtTCTATTATAGTCCCCATTTGTagtaagaaaaaaattgaaataatagaGAAAAAACGGGGAAAATGTAATTTCGTTTTTGCCTCAGTTTGTTATAATTTAATTGATGTTCAATTTCGTTACAAAAtatacatggaaaaaagtattgcaacaccaaattgaaattcaatttaaaaaaacactctttattttttggtgaaataatttgttgaaatagaagaagctaaacattatataaatatcacctgagtttcaTCAATAATTggtaagttcttatctgcacatgcatgacatgcagctactgtactcgtaaacaataaaacagatgtttttatcctcattgttttcaacacttttaataaccaagtttataaaggtatgtaaataaactcatcatagataccaggactaaattttgtatattcgccagacacgcgtttcgtctacaaaagactcatcagtgacgctcgaatccaaaaaagttaaaaaggccaaataaagtacgaagttgaagagcattgaggaccaaaattcctcaaagttttgccaaatccagctaaggtaatctatgcctgacaccttgtaattggtcatccacaacttataactgcagcaagatggcagattatcagcatgagagaagcaggtatgtGGCTATGACAATTCCACGTagtgttggtcatcaccattccactataagtcatTTTGAGAATTAAACTCATGCAACAAACGATGTTACAGACCTTCCGCGATCAAGAATACCCTCTATAACATCTGTTAGGGAAAATTAAGCACAATAAAGGTTGGTTTGAAGGAAACctattgcaaacaatacaatcctaaaaagagagtgatgaCCATACATGAGTCTTtaaacaatagttatcaaaagtaccaggattataattgtatacgccagacgcgcgtttcgtctacataagactcatcagtgacgctcagatcaaaatagttcaaaaagtcaaataaatacaaagttgaagagcattgaggacccaaaattccaaaacgttgtgcaaatacggctaaggtaatctactcctggggtaagaaaatccttagtttttcgaaaaattcaaagttttgtaaacagaaaatttataaaaatgaccatataattgatattcatgtcaacaccgaagtgctgactactgggctggtgataccctcggggaagaaacggccaccagcagtggcatcgacccagtggtgtaaatagttatcaaaagtaccaggattataattgtatacgccagacgcgcgtttcgtctacataagactcatcagtgacgctcagatcaaaatagttcaaaaagccaaataaatacaaagttgaagagcattgaggacccaaaattccaaaaagttgtgccaaatacggctaaggtaatctactactggggtaagaaaatccttagtttttcgaaaaattcaaagttttgtaaacagcaaatttataaaaatgaccatgatATTGATATAAATAACTGTTCGAGCTCGGCTCATtcctactggttatcgtgcgataagaccatttcggggacctttgcctacgaacagacacaGTTTcccgtatccaatatagtgcagagctcgccaaagttggaaattagcatcgtggaggaagatccattgttccaatggaatttggtttatcttccttggcccgatcgtagcccgaatttgaacaatatcgagcatatatgggacactattgggcgtaaagtgcaCGAAATGACTgcccagttcaaacacgtcatgaaataaacaatatatttcgCCAGGAATGGTTGCTGCTTCctaagcaacaaattagtcgacttatggcaggaatcagataCGGTTATCCTGtcgaatggaggctgcgcacaaagtactaattctttggcgtataaagATCAACCATGATGagaacaatcatctaaagattaattttgaaatgtctgacattgaaAAGTTCGAccacagtaaaagttgtaaaatacattttttttcaaaaaacacttcattttgatacatgtataaaaatttcggtttgataaaatattttattttcatacattttttgttagttttaatgcaaatattatcattaactacgtttcaatatcattttacaaatattttatcatcttaTATCCAAAATAAGTGGCTGAtttttcaagatttaaaaaatcaaggtgttgcaatacttttttccatgtttaTATATCGCGATGTTGTTGGTATAATGTTTGTGGATATTATAAAAGAAACCAACGTGTTTCTGCAACTAACATTAACTCaatgttaattttcatttaacaaaCACTGTGTCACTGCTTGATGAAATATACACAatggtatggtttttttttctataaatgatttTCTAAATAACATATTATTTCGTTATGTAGCTACGAAAAAAAAGATTACTACAAGCGACAAGTTGGAGACGATTATCTAATGCCGACCTTTTTGGACATGACTGGGTTTGAGGACGAAGAAACCGAAGAAAGTGTAGCACTTCTCGAATTGGTATTTACTGGCAGAATAAAGGAACATCAAGAATTAAGTAGTGTAAAAGACTACGCAGACAAATATGGCGCGGAAGCATTATTAGGAAGGTACAATAAAGGAGTATGTCATCGTCCGGTTGATCGGATAATTGTGGTCTGTTCGTCACATCTTAAAGTTAATTTACCAGTGAGCTTTTTAAATTCTGTTTGGAAAGCAGCAACAAAACATAGAGGTAACTATGACATGATATTAACCAGTTGAGAAATGCATTTGACTATTACATTACGTTGTCCTATTATCGTCCTTCTAATATCATTGGCACTCGCTCCTGTTACattgaaatgtaaattaataaaaaaaaagttattgttcCATTGGAGACTTTCTTAAGTAGATCATTATCACGTTTGATGGATACAAAGTATGTTGTTAACTTCAGAAATATTTACAAACGTACGTGTACATCTGTACGTTCAAAGTATAGAACCACTAGTTCGGCCACGGTCGGGAAAACATGCAaaaaaagtagtacatatttcaaacaaaatagttcTTTCGGAAGCGTATAAGCATGAACTATTAAGTAAAGGGATGGAATTACATGTTAATAATATGTGGTGCTGATTCTTTACGTTAAGTAGATTTAGTCAtgttcaaaaaggtcaaaaactAGTATGCATGAAGCAGTCATTCTTAATTTTAGACCCCCTAACTGCggcacagaattgtcaatatatTGAGTAAGATCTGGTAGACTTTTCtatgattttgatattattttgtcccaaaagtagtacactacactgtaaaaaaaaatttgagaaagagcaggtgagtttgtttttttttttaatttgaatttattgtctaaaagaaatgcacaacAAAATAACTGTGTTCCCGGTCCAATTCTATGACCTTTTCTTTTTGCTCTTATATATGGTGGCCGCATAaggcgatttcgcgttttcgcgttttctcgTTTTCGCGTTTACGCCTTTCATATTCCtcagggcgaaaacgcgaaattgcaaAGTCGAAAACGCCAAAACGCGAGGTCGAAAACGCGAAAAAgcgaagtcgaaaacgcaaaACCGATTTCGctttttcgcgttttcgcctttttGACTTCGCGTCGCGATTTTGCCTTTTCGcgtttttatgatatacatgttattataacataacattttaaatataattggagACAAgactacaaaaaagaaaaagacaaaaggtATATAAGTCAAACACTCAATGTTgtattagaaaatatttgtcaatgggttgatgaaaacaaaatgttagttAATGTGTCGAAAACTAAGACAATGTGTataggttcaaaacaaaaactgtctGTGATGTGTAATGACACATTAAATATATCCATTAATGGACAAAAGATTAATGAAAGTCGCTGTGAAAAAGTCCTGggtatttttgttgacaaaactcTTTCTTGGtatgatcaaattaatcatataatcaaaaaagttaattcttaattagctttattaaaaagaatcaaGAAGTACTTGAATCACAATGCACGAATTCTATTTTACAATGCGTATATTCTTCCACATTTGGATTACTGTTGTTCAGTATTGGGAAACTGTAACAAGTTTTTAGTTGACAGTttactaaaattgcaaaaaagggcagctagaattattttaaacgaACACGATATTCGTAAATCATCTATTGCACTATATAAGGAATCTGGAATTATTCCAGTTACTAAGAGAATACTTCACCACAAAtcattattaatgtataaatcaaaacaccaactgacaccaaaatatttatcaaatcttattgtgcctacaagtagtaaacaatcgtacaatactcgactttcgtcatcggataattttattgtccctaaatcaaatacagaattatacaaatcaagtttttcttgTAGTGGTCCAACAGTGTGGAATTCACtgtccagtgaaattaaaaaatcaattaatatatctgcattcaaaaactattacaagtcattttatttttaaaagtgttaaatttataagttaagccacaatgtataccataggtgtttttgttgttgttgttatattactttattatataatacgtctattgtttacatttgtgtaatagtagattaattatgttttattcatattgttaacattgtatgtaGAGAGCCGTATTGAAAATCGGTTTAATCCAAATAAGTTACTCTcgttaaataaagatattattattattattattattattattattattattattattattattattattaaagtatattgtcatataaatttcatatatgtgacgtattttaaatatattcataaattagacaatttctttatattctttgttgacaattactgaacaaatttaaaaacagatgcaTTTGTATAAATGCCTTTGAATATACAATTTGCTGGAAGTTATAGtttggacattttaaaataaataaaattaatcattATTATCGCCATGGTTACTTAAAATACATAATCTTTCATTTAATGCTCTTGTTGTGAAtctaaaatttttaatatttaaagtagCTTGtgagaaaaaagtttaaaatttaatacattgtGGAGATAAGACTTTTGTCACAAAAAACTTGGGACGGTTTCGCGAAACTATCCTTAGACCTGTTATAAGATACTAGAATATCTTatgacatgtcttatgatcctcttaggACTATCCAAGAACTCTCTTTAAAACTGTTGAAGGTTGATCTTAGTAAAGATATCATAAACCTGTCGcatgttcttttaatttaaacaaaaagtaacaTGGATTTATGGAAAATTCATGTAAATATAGAATGAGTTTCCCATATactttcaaattttcaaagatgGAAATTTGTTCATCTACAGGAGACACCAAGGGACAAGGGATATACtgtaaacaataacaacaatCCTCCCCATGGCAAATCCAgattaacaaaacaaataaagaaactGAATCTGGTCAaattaatttacaaatatattttaaaatgtcaaaaatatgattTCAAGCAAATTGTACACTCAAAGGCATTTTATACAAAtgcatctgtttttaaatttgttcagtaataataataataataataataataataataataataataataataataatatctttatttaaagagaataactcatttggattaaaccaattttaaaTAAGGCTCTCTAAATACATTATCAACTACATGTctaaaacataattaatctactaatatacacatgtaaacaatagatgtatataaagttaaacaaaatataaatacaacaaGAAAAACCGCCTATAGTTTACATTGTGGCTTTACTTATAAAATTGacacttttaaaaagataatgaCTTGTTAGagtatttgaaacaaagaaaGTAAGGGAAATGTcgtatttatgaaaatatttaaagttaaccATAGATATGAAATTTATATGACAATCATTTGAGTGACTTATACTTTGTAGTCTTGTCtccaattttattaaaatttttatgttataataACATTTATATCGTAAAAACGCGAAAACGCGTAAAATACATCGCAAAAACGTGAAAACGTGAAATCGCGAAATCGATCCTACAGGGCGAAAACgcaaagtcgaaaacgcgaaatcggtttcgcgttttcgaattcgccttttcgcgtttttcgcgttttcgccctgtagaatatgaaaggcgaaaacgcaaaatggccttaaccggccatCATACTTATATACTTTATCGAGTCACCCAAACATCTTCCATTTTAGTAGACCATATTTATAGCAATGAACTagataatattcattttatatctgTTTCGAAGTATTCTATCAGTGACCATTATCCAGTATGCATTTCTCACAAAAGAGGGTATAAATCgaaaaagaaaattcatgaaTATATTACGTTCAGATATACtaacattttaatgaaaattattttatcaATCACATATCACAGTGTTCATTTAATTGTGTATTAGAAATCGATGACCCCATAGAAGCACTGTtgtcttttttgaatatttttactgaAGTATTAAATCAACATGCTCCACTCATTAAAAAGAgagtaaaacgtttgtatcaaAATGAGTGGATACATGATGAAA of the Mytilus galloprovincialis chromosome 8, xbMytGall1.hap1.1, whole genome shotgun sequence genome contains:
- the LOC143042149 gene encoding uncharacterized protein LOC143042149, which produces MARSNIRPGRDVWENSFVEQYYNRNDDSKIVPHKDPKDDPKYNEKNTLIRECQKIVGTKPSGKPPLNIAIVGTPGGGKSSLLNTIFSSFSKDRWHDIAPFGSFGTADKQRTTEFTSYEKKDYYKRQVGDDYLMPTFLDMTGFEDEETEESVALLELVFTGRIKEHQELSSVKDYADKYGAEALLGRYNKGVCHRPVDRIIVVCSSHLKVNLPVSFLNSVWKAATKHRGIPVYGILTCRDKHPPNIVQDRIESFCQSLALPQCRFAHIINYCDDIDREGVYYKHTTIPSLDVPVLQFMQQVLQPRPNDPTEKQVTKMNMVSLLAFILAVLAFTCVLLTSNP